Proteins from one Lacrimispora sphenoides genomic window:
- the hydF gene encoding [FeFe] hydrogenase H-cluster maturation GTPase HydF: protein MGLNETPSSERVHIGFFGRRNAGKSSVVNAVTGQELSVVSEVKGTTTDPVYKSMELLPMGPVVIIDTPGFDDEGALGEMRVRKTKQILNRADCAVLVVDGAVGKTKTDEELILLFKEKKIPYVVAYNKCDLTGPQAYDDGLSVSAFKSLFIHELKERIGSLVNTGDTKMRIVGDLLNPFDLVVLVIPIDKAAPKGRLILPQQQVIRDILEAGAISVAVRETELKETLKRLGTRPALVITDSQVFEQVSKDTPEEILLTSFSILLARYKGFLEDAVKGVGAIGDLMDGDRILISEGCTHHRQCDDIGTVKLPRWLRQYTGKELLIETSSGREFPEDLSAYKLILHCGGCMLNEREIEYRRKCASDAGVPFTNYGIAIAYMKGILKRSLKLLPDLEELLP from the coding sequence ATGGGACTTAATGAAACACCATCCTCTGAGCGGGTGCATATCGGCTTTTTTGGCCGCCGCAATGCAGGAAAATCAAGCGTTGTCAATGCAGTGACAGGGCAGGAGCTGTCCGTTGTATCGGAAGTGAAAGGGACTACCACGGACCCTGTTTACAAATCCATGGAGCTTCTTCCCATGGGACCGGTGGTTATCATTGATACGCCGGGGTTTGACGATGAAGGCGCTCTGGGTGAGATGCGGGTAAGGAAAACAAAGCAGATTTTAAACCGGGCTGATTGCGCAGTCTTAGTTGTAGATGGGGCTGTTGGAAAGACAAAAACAGATGAAGAATTGATTCTTTTGTTTAAGGAAAAGAAGATTCCATATGTGGTTGCTTATAATAAGTGTGATCTGACCGGACCACAGGCCTATGATGACGGACTTTCTGTCAGTGCTTTTAAGAGCCTGTTCATCCACGAATTAAAGGAAAGGATCGGAAGCCTTGTAAACACCGGGGATACAAAAATGAGGATCGTAGGAGATTTGCTGAATCCATTCGACCTGGTGGTACTGGTGATCCCCATTGACAAGGCGGCGCCAAAAGGCCGCCTCATCCTGCCCCAGCAGCAGGTGATCCGGGATATCCTGGAGGCCGGTGCCATATCGGTGGCAGTGCGTGAAACGGAATTAAAGGAAACTCTTAAAAGGCTGGGAACCAGACCGGCCCTTGTCATTACGGACAGCCAGGTCTTTGAGCAGGTAAGTAAGGATACACCGGAAGAGATTCTTCTCACCTCGTTTTCTATCCTTCTGGCCAGGTATAAAGGCTTTTTAGAGGATGCGGTAAAGGGAGTGGGGGCCATTGGAGATTTAATGGATGGGGACAGGATCCTGATCTCAGAAGGTTGTACCCATCACAGACAGTGTGATGACATTGGTACCGTAAAGCTTCCCCGCTGGCTTCGGCAGTATACAGGAAAAGAGCTTCTCATAGAAACTTCCTCCGGACGGGAATTTCCGGAAGACTTGTCAGCCTATAAGCTGATCCTCCACTGCGGCGGCTGCATGTTAAATGAAAGGGAGATAGAATACCGAAGAAAGTGTGCGTCAGATGCCGGTGTACCATTTACCAATTATGGAATTGCAATCGCTTATATGAAGGGAATTTTAAAAAGGAGCTTAAAATTGCTTCCTGATTTGGAAGAGCTGCTGCCTTAA
- a CDS encoding lipoate--protein ligase — MKKIVISEEFDPCFNIAAEHQLFLTSEEDLHLFLWQNDSSVIIGRNQNLYAECDLNYLREHGIKAVRRFSGGGAVYHDKGNVNFTFITKEATASREHFIKLIQSAMQRLGIDCEFSGRNDLLFKNRKFSGHAYYTDGDNYMYHGTVLVNVNFEQLENALTPSKIKLESKGVESVRSRVINLSEINSEITAKSVIQAFIETFECNHIETINKMNFQPPLEKILSSDNWMYAQSPKFDVELERRYSFGTMSVSISIADNLIQNVKINTDSLKLYDFNACEKELYHTRFNEQEIWDHIEGYLSNHLDFS; from the coding sequence ATGAAAAAAATAGTGATATCCGAAGAATTTGATCCCTGTTTTAATATAGCCGCAGAGCATCAGCTGTTTTTAACCTCCGAGGAAGATCTGCATCTGTTTCTATGGCAGAACGATTCTTCTGTGATTATAGGAAGGAACCAGAACCTATACGCAGAATGTGATTTAAATTATTTAAGGGAACATGGCATAAAAGCAGTCCGCAGATTTTCCGGGGGCGGGGCGGTGTATCATGACAAGGGCAATGTTAATTTTACCTTTATTACAAAAGAGGCAACAGCCAGTCGGGAGCATTTTATCAAGCTAATACAATCTGCAATGCAGCGGCTTGGGATCGACTGTGAATTTAGCGGCAGAAATGACTTATTATTCAAAAACCGAAAATTTTCCGGTCACGCTTATTATACGGACGGTGATAATTACATGTATCATGGTACAGTACTGGTCAACGTAAATTTTGAACAGCTGGAAAATGCCCTTACACCGTCAAAAATAAAGCTGGAGTCCAAAGGAGTCGAATCAGTAAGGAGCAGAGTTATCAATCTATCTGAAATAAACAGTGAAATCACTGCCAAGTCAGTGATCCAGGCTTTTATTGAAACCTTTGAATGCAATCATATAGAAACCATTAATAAAATGAATTTTCAGCCGCCATTAGAGAAAATACTCTCGTCTGACAATTGGATGTATGCCCAATCGCCTAAATTTGATGTTGAATTGGAACGCAGATATTCATTTGGAACGATGTCCGTTTCTATCTCTATCGCCGATAACCTGATCCAAAATGTAAAAATAAATACGGATAGTTTGAAGCTTTATGATTTTAATGCCTGTGAAAAGGAACTCTATCATACCCGTTTTAACGAACAGGAGATCTGGGACCATATCGAGGGATATCTCTCGAATCATCTTGATTTTTCATAA
- the hydG gene encoding [FeFe] hydrogenase H-cluster radical SAM maturase HydG, protein MYDPKSLKAEEFISHEEILETLDYAEKNKANVDLIDQIIAKARLAKGLTHREASVLLACDIPEKIQEVYDLAEQIKKDFYGSRIVMFAPLYLSNYCVNGCTYCPYHLKNKHIARKKLTLEEVEKEVIALQDMGHKRLAIEAGEDPVNNPIEYILDCVKTIYSIKHKNGAIRRVNINIAATTVENYQKLKEAEIGTYILFQETYHKESYEKLHPTGPKHNYSYHTEAMDRAMEGGIDDVGLGVLFGLELYQYEFAGLLMHAEHLEAVHGVGPHTISVPRIKKADDIDPGAFDNGIDDEIFAKICALIRISVPYTGMIISTRESQKVREKVIRLGVSQISGGSRTSVGGYQEDIRPTDTEQFDVSDQRSLDEVVHWLMDMGYIPSFCTACYREGRTGDRFMSLCKSGQIQNCCQPNALMTLKEYLMDYASEDTKKVGEALIAAELNHIPKEKVRLICEDHLQKIEKGIRDFRF, encoded by the coding sequence ATGTATGATCCAAAATCGCTGAAAGCGGAAGAATTCATTTCCCACGAAGAAATTCTTGAAACTCTTGATTATGCGGAGAAAAACAAAGCCAATGTAGATCTGATCGACCAGATCATTGCAAAGGCAAGGCTGGCAAAAGGCCTGACCCACCGGGAGGCATCTGTCCTCCTTGCCTGTGACATTCCGGAGAAAATACAGGAAGTCTATGATCTGGCGGAACAGATCAAAAAGGATTTCTACGGAAGCCGCATCGTCATGTTTGCCCCTCTTTATCTTTCTAATTACTGTGTAAATGGCTGTACCTACTGTCCTTACCACTTAAAAAACAAGCACATTGCCAGGAAAAAACTGACCCTGGAAGAAGTGGAGAAGGAAGTCATTGCCCTTCAGGATATGGGACATAAACGCCTTGCCATTGAAGCAGGTGAGGATCCTGTGAATAATCCCATCGAGTACATCCTGGATTGCGTCAAAACCATATATTCCATCAAGCACAAAAACGGCGCCATCCGCCGGGTCAACATAAATATTGCGGCAACTACGGTAGAGAATTACCAGAAGTTAAAAGAGGCAGAGATCGGGACCTATATTCTCTTTCAGGAAACTTACCATAAAGAGAGCTATGAGAAGCTTCATCCAACAGGCCCCAAGCATAATTATTCCTATCATACAGAGGCCATGGACCGGGCCATGGAGGGCGGGATTGATGATGTAGGCCTGGGCGTTCTTTTTGGTCTTGAGCTGTACCAGTATGAATTTGCAGGACTTCTGATGCACGCGGAGCATCTGGAGGCAGTTCATGGAGTAGGACCTCATACCATTAGCGTTCCCCGTATCAAGAAAGCCGATGATATTGATCCTGGTGCTTTTGATAATGGGATCGATGATGAGATATTTGCAAAGATCTGTGCTTTGATCCGGATTTCGGTTCCTTATACCGGAATGATCATTTCAACCAGGGAAAGTCAGAAGGTAAGAGAAAAGGTGATCCGTTTGGGGGTATCCCAGATCAGCGGCGGTTCCAGAACCAGCGTTGGCGGTTACCAGGAGGACATCCGTCCCACAGATACGGAGCAGTTTGACGTATCCGACCAGCGCTCCCTTGATGAGGTGGTCCATTGGCTCATGGATATGGGCTATATTCCTTCCTTCTGTACCGCCTGTTACAGGGAGGGGCGTACGGGAGACCGTTTTATGAGTCTTTGCAAAAGCGGCCAGATCCAGAACTGCTGCCAGCCCAATGCCCTGATGACACTAAAAGAATATTTGATGGATTATGCTTCCGAGGATACAAAAAAAGTTGGTGAGGCCCTGATCGCAGCGGAGCTGAACCATATTCCAAAGGAAAAGGTTCGTTTGATCTGTGAAGATCATTTGCAGAAAATAGAAAAAGGTATCAGGGATTTCCGTTTTTGA
- a CDS encoding MarR family winged helix-turn-helix transcriptional regulator, whose product MFNLDDCIAFVTCKGAKDLADTLEKRLNNFNITRSQWIALYYIENNNMITQKQLADKMSLKEPSVVRLLDKMELYGWVNRISSNDDKRMKFLMLTDSGKEIETAMLDVAEKFKSDVLNGISHEDLDVFKSTLNKMLINIEDGSK is encoded by the coding sequence ATGTTTAATTTAGATGATTGCATTGCTTTTGTCACTTGTAAAGGGGCAAAGGATTTAGCGGATACCTTAGAAAAAAGGCTGAATAATTTTAATATAACAAGAAGCCAATGGATTGCACTTTATTATATTGAAAATAATAATATGATTACTCAAAAGCAGTTGGCCGATAAAATGTCTTTAAAAGAGCCTAGTGTTGTCAGGTTATTAGATAAGATGGAGCTATACGGCTGGGTTAATCGTATCAGCAGTAACGATGACAAAAGAATGAAGTTTTTAATGTTAACTGATAGCGGCAAAGAAATTGAGACAGCTATGCTAGATGTTGCAGAAAAATTTAAATCGGATGTGCTTAACGGCATATCTCATGAAGACCTCGATGTATTTAAATCAACGCTTAACAAAATGCTGATAAATATTGAGGACGGCAGCAAATAG
- a CDS encoding PHP domain-containing protein, whose translation MNSRTYLLPETGRFYKANLHSHTVISDGRLTPEEAKEHYKKHGYQIMAFTDHRIYRNHEELNDEEFLALAAVEVDINEVSSDRLRPEDKTYHINLYDTAPGYERARKEQGICPERRYGDFDYINRYLEEMKELGFLACYNHPYWSLQTYDDYKGLNGLFAMEIYNYGCELDGLYGYNPQSYDEMLHLGKRLWCLATDDNHNSHPFDDPMCDSFGGFTMIKTEDLSYAAVINALVKGHFYSSMGPEIKEIYVEGRELVVKTGPVQAICGITDSARFCQRAAVQGEPLTEARFLLEGNETYIRVECKDEKGLFANSNAYFLSELE comes from the coding sequence TTGAATAGCAGAACTTATTTATTACCAGAGACCGGAAGGTTTTATAAAGCAAACCTTCACAGCCATACAGTCATATCAGATGGAAGATTGACGCCTGAAGAGGCTAAGGAACACTATAAGAAGCATGGGTATCAGATTATGGCGTTTACGGATCACAGGATCTATCGGAACCATGAAGAATTAAACGATGAGGAATTCCTGGCACTTGCTGCCGTAGAAGTGGATATCAATGAGGTAAGTTCGGACAGACTGCGTCCGGAGGACAAGACGTATCACATTAATTTGTACGATACTGCTCCCGGTTATGAGCGGGCCAGGAAGGAGCAGGGGATATGTCCGGAACGCAGGTACGGAGACTTTGATTACATAAACAGATATTTAGAGGAAATGAAGGAACTGGGATTTCTTGCCTGCTATAACCATCCTTACTGGTCTCTGCAGACCTATGACGATTACAAAGGCTTAAATGGGCTCTTTGCCATGGAAATCTACAATTACGGATGCGAGCTTGACGGACTGTATGGTTATAATCCCCAGTCTTATGATGAGATGCTTCATTTGGGAAAACGGCTGTGGTGCCTGGCAACAGACGATAATCACAACAGTCATCCGTTTGATGATCCCATGTGCGATTCGTTCGGAGGCTTCACCATGATAAAAACAGAAGATTTAAGCTATGCTGCTGTTATCAATGCGCTGGTGAAAGGCCATTTCTACAGCTCCATGGGACCGGAGATAAAAGAGATTTATGTAGAGGGCAGGGAGCTTGTGGTGAAGACCGGACCGGTTCAGGCCATCTGCGGAATCACGGACAGTGCCAGATTCTGCCAAAGAGCGGCTGTGCAGGGAGAACCCCTCACAGAAGCAAGGTTTCTCCTTGAAGGAAACGAAACCTATATCCGGGTGGAATGCAAGGATGAAAAGGGGCTTTTTGCTAACAGCAATGCTTATTTTCTTTCCGAGCTGGAGTGA
- a CDS encoding TM1266 family iron-only hydrogenase system putative regulator — protein sequence METRIAVIGIVVEEEESVELLNEILHEYRKCIIGRMGIPYPKKQVSIISIAVDAPQSTISALTGKIGKLKGVSSKTAYQGVKG from the coding sequence ATGGAAACGAGAATCGCCGTCATCGGCATCGTTGTGGAAGAGGAAGAATCTGTGGAACTGCTGAACGAAATCCTTCATGAATATCGGAAGTGTATCATTGGCCGCATGGGGATCCCTTATCCGAAAAAGCAGGTAAGCATCATAAGCATTGCTGTAGATGCGCCTCAGAGCACCATCTCCGCACTGACCGGTAAGATCGGGAAATTAAAGGGAGTCAGCTCCAAGACGGCCTATCAGGGTGTGAAAGGTTAA
- a CDS encoding OsmC family protein produces the protein MLTTFKATAKALPEGLQVETNSRGFKIHFDEPEDLGGTDTAMNPVEALLCALGACQTIVAKAFAAAHNITFEEFHVELEGDLDPDGFMGLADVRNGFQEIRFVMHFKTNEPKEKIEEFAKFIENTCPVGDCLSNGVKLVLSGVAID, from the coding sequence ATGTTGACTACATTTAAAGCAACAGCAAAAGCATTGCCAGAGGGGTTACAGGTTGAAACAAATTCAAGAGGTTTTAAAATCCATTTTGACGAACCCGAAGATCTGGGTGGTACCGATACTGCTATGAACCCTGTGGAGGCCCTGTTATGCGCACTGGGCGCATGCCAGACCATTGTGGCAAAAGCATTTGCAGCAGCTCACAATATTACTTTTGAGGAATTCCATGTTGAGTTGGAAGGGGATCTTGATCCAGACGGATTTATGGGACTGGCTGATGTAAGAAATGGTTTTCAGGAGATTCGCTTTGTAATGCATTTTAAAACAAATGAACCAAAAGAAAAAATTGAAGAGTTTGCAAAGTTCATCGAGAATACCTGCCCTGTAGGTGATTGTTTATCTAACGGTGTAAAATTAGTTTTATCCGGTGTTGCAATTGATTAA
- a CDS encoding MFS transporter encodes MIQQKKIGSEKMQSMLFWLCWAAYFSTYLGRLNYSACLTEIIRAEGFEKGAAGFIGTAFFFSYGVGQLFSGILGDKKKPYKMIFAGVLGSGICNGIMGLSGTVWQMAVVWCVNGLFQSLIWSPIIKLFSDWIPTGSQKKFCVNINSSVPIGTFAAYGLTALIVWKFHWRTVFFFSSLCLAAISLIWFIGSRKIRKDLEENGILEDQVLVSQNKKQADVSMWELVLVSGMIFFCFGLMFQGVLKDGVTTWIPTFIREEYHMESVISIISTTVIPIFNLSGVYLASIANRKIFKSETATSASFFVLCAGALILLRLYHGGSVVTVLILFGLATTAMMAVNTMLVSMVPIYFAPYGKSSTASGILNSSAYAGGAVSAYGIGVLSESVGWDATIFIWFIIALLGAVACTAGKARWKRFLQNGI; translated from the coding sequence ATGATACAACAGAAAAAGATCGGGTCAGAAAAAATGCAGTCCATGCTGTTCTGGTTATGCTGGGCAGCTTATTTTTCTACCTATCTTGGGAGGCTGAATTATTCGGCCTGCTTAACGGAAATTATCAGGGCAGAAGGTTTTGAAAAGGGAGCGGCAGGGTTTATAGGAACCGCATTCTTTTTTTCCTATGGAGTTGGGCAGCTTTTCAGCGGAATACTGGGAGATAAGAAAAAACCTTATAAGATGATCTTTGCAGGGGTTCTGGGTTCAGGAATCTGCAATGGAATCATGGGACTATCGGGAACCGTCTGGCAGATGGCGGTGGTATGGTGTGTCAATGGACTGTTTCAGTCGCTGATCTGGTCGCCGATCATCAAACTGTTTTCCGACTGGATTCCCACAGGCAGCCAGAAAAAGTTCTGTGTTAACATTAACAGCAGCGTTCCCATCGGTACGTTTGCAGCCTATGGGCTGACGGCACTCATTGTATGGAAATTCCATTGGAGAACGGTTTTTTTCTTCTCTTCCCTGTGTCTGGCGGCCATCAGCCTGATCTGGTTTATAGGCAGCCGAAAAATAAGAAAGGATTTGGAAGAAAACGGGATTTTAGAAGACCAGGTCCTTGTTTCACAGAATAAAAAACAGGCAGACGTTTCCATGTGGGAATTAGTTCTGGTTTCCGGAATGATTTTCTTTTGCTTTGGACTGATGTTTCAGGGAGTTTTAAAGGATGGAGTAACCACCTGGATTCCTACCTTTATCCGCGAAGAATATCATATGGAATCCGTAATTTCTATTATCAGCACCACGGTCATACCGATTTTTAACTTAAGCGGTGTATATCTGGCCTCCATTGCAAACAGGAAGATTTTCAAAAGTGAGACCGCCACATCCGCTTCATTTTTTGTCCTTTGCGCGGGTGCGCTGATTCTGCTACGGCTTTATCATGGAGGATCCGTGGTAACAGTGCTGATCTTATTTGGTCTTGCAACCACGGCGATGATGGCGGTGAATACCATGCTGGTCAGCATGGTGCCTATTTATTTCGCTCCTTACGGAAAATCCTCCACTGCTTCGGGGATTTTGAATTCCTCCGCATATGCGGGAGGAGCAGTCTCCGCCTATGGAATCGGAGTATTGTCTGAAAGCGTGGGCTGGGATGCCACCATTTTTATCTGGTTCATCATCGCCCTTTTGGGGGCAGTGGCCTGCACGGCCGGAAAAGCCCGGTGGAAGCGATTTTTGCAAAACGGTATATAA
- the lpdA gene encoding dihydrolipoyl dehydrogenase yields the protein MLIKMSIIPGGKTGKVGKINVKTGDKVAAGDILVQIETAKGNRQIKAASDGTVSKILCEEGMDIASNAEMFEIAEDPEVKEAALTDCDCASQKTAKETTADLLIIGAGPGGYVAAIYAAKSGLKVTLVEQSALGGTCLNVGCIPTKALVKSAEVCHTVRNASAFGIESGSPVAVNMKQVIDRKDKIKDKLVSGIDFLMKKNEINVISGQASFMDKNTVTIKGEENYIIKAQNIIVATGSKISNIAIPGIELPFVLNSTKALSDHKLPQSITIIGGGVIGMEFAFIYKNLGVDVHVIEFMDRLLTMVDSDISKEIQDMAEENNIHIHTGSKVKKIQSSVDGMAVITYENNAGEHLVVSEKVLVAIGREPNLDGLSIEKSGVLLNGNGKGIQVDHSMRTNVDNIYAIGDVTNIIQLAHVASHQGIVAVENILGKHKEMNYSAVPNVIFTSPEIASVGIGEDEAKSKGIDIDVSKFSFAGNGKALTMNEARGFLKLIKNKETGKIIGGSVIGADASSLISSLTLAIANGFTDKEISETIFPHPTTSETIHEAALDFGIGALHQ from the coding sequence ATGCTTATTAAAATGTCAATAATTCCTGGTGGAAAAACGGGCAAGGTAGGTAAAATAAATGTAAAAACAGGCGATAAGGTCGCTGCCGGCGATATCCTTGTACAAATAGAAACGGCGAAAGGAAACCGCCAGATTAAAGCCGCATCAGATGGAACAGTTAGTAAGATATTATGTGAAGAGGGCATGGACATAGCATCGAATGCTGAGATGTTTGAAATCGCGGAGGATCCTGAAGTCAAAGAGGCTGCGTTAACTGATTGTGATTGTGCCTCACAGAAAACCGCGAAAGAAACCACTGCCGATTTACTTATCATAGGAGCTGGTCCAGGCGGATATGTAGCTGCTATTTATGCCGCTAAAAGCGGCCTGAAGGTAACTCTGGTTGAGCAATCAGCATTAGGCGGCACCTGTCTTAATGTTGGCTGTATTCCTACAAAAGCACTTGTTAAATCTGCGGAAGTCTGCCACACGGTAAGGAATGCGTCAGCCTTTGGGATTGAATCAGGCAGCCCGGTTGCAGTAAATATGAAACAGGTCATTGACCGTAAGGATAAGATTAAGGACAAACTGGTTTCCGGAATTGACTTTCTCATGAAAAAAAATGAAATCAATGTAATCTCCGGCCAGGCATCCTTTATGGATAAAAATACAGTAACAATAAAAGGCGAAGAAAATTATATCATTAAGGCACAAAATATTATCGTTGCAACAGGCTCGAAAATCTCTAATATTGCAATTCCAGGTATAGAACTTCCGTTTGTGCTGAACAGCACAAAAGCGTTGTCTGATCATAAACTTCCCCAATCCATAACCATTATTGGCGGTGGTGTGATCGGAATGGAATTTGCATTTATCTATAAAAATTTAGGCGTTGATGTCCATGTGATTGAATTTATGGATCGATTACTGACCATGGTAGATAGTGATATCTCAAAAGAGATACAGGATATGGCAGAAGAAAATAACATTCACATTCACACCGGTTCAAAGGTTAAGAAAATTCAAAGTTCCGTTGACGGTATGGCAGTTATTACTTATGAAAACAATGCCGGGGAACATTTAGTGGTAAGTGAAAAGGTATTGGTGGCTATTGGCAGGGAGCCGAATCTGGACGGATTATCCATTGAAAAGAGCGGTGTCCTGTTAAATGGCAACGGGAAAGGGATTCAAGTGGATCATTCCATGCGTACAAATGTTGACAATATTTATGCAATTGGAGATGTAACAAATATCATTCAACTGGCCCACGTAGCTTCCCATCAGGGGATTGTTGCCGTAGAAAATATATTAGGAAAGCATAAAGAAATGAATTATTCAGCAGTCCCTAATGTAATATTTACTTCACCGGAAATCGCAAGCGTCGGCATCGGTGAAGACGAAGCAAAAAGCAAAGGCATTGATATTGATGTAAGCAAATTTTCCTTTGCCGGAAACGGAAAAGCTTTGACGATGAATGAGGCGAGAGGCTTTTTAAAACTGATTAAGAACAAAGAAACAGGAAAAATAATAGGCGGGTCAGTAATAGGTGCCGATGCATCTTCTTTAATCAGCTCATTAACCTTAGCGATTGCCAATGGATTTACTGATAAAGAAATCTCTGAAACCATATTCCCACACCCTACTACCAGTGAAACGATTCATGAAGCCGCACTGGATTTTGGAATTGGAGCCTTACATCAATAA
- a CDS encoding sodium ion-translocating decarboxylase subunit beta, whose product MNFLLSGLTSVTVPQLIMYLVGFLLIYLAIKKGYEPSLLLPMGFGAILVNLPLSGVIDQTLPGIGNTHGIIQWLFESGIEASEALPLLLFIGIGAMIDFGPLLSNPIMMLFGAAAQFGIFLTISIAVLLGFDLRDAASIGIIGAADGPTSILVSQILKSNYIGPIAVAAYSYMALVPLVQPFAIRLVTTKKERLIRMPYNPVSVSKRIRIIFPIAVTMIAGFVAPQSVSLVGFLMFGNLLRECGVLHSLSDAAQNILANLVTLLLGITVSFSMRAEAFVTWQTLVILVLGLVAFVFDTIGGVLFAKLINLFRKNKINPMIGAAGISAFPMSARVVQKMSIKEDPTNHLLMHAIGANVSGQIASVLAGGIVLNLLTTLL is encoded by the coding sequence ATGAATTTTTTGCTGTCAGGTCTTACCTCTGTAACCGTTCCTCAGTTAATCATGTATCTCGTCGGATTTTTGCTGATCTATCTTGCTATTAAAAAAGGGTACGAGCCTTCGCTTCTTCTTCCCATGGGATTTGGGGCGATACTGGTCAATCTGCCCCTGTCCGGCGTGATCGATCAGACGCTGCCCGGCATAGGAAATACTCATGGTATTATCCAGTGGCTGTTTGAATCCGGGATCGAAGCCTCAGAAGCGCTGCCTCTTCTTTTATTTATCGGGATCGGGGCCATGATCGATTTTGGGCCTTTGTTATCCAATCCCATCATGATGCTGTTTGGTGCAGCGGCCCAATTTGGTATCTTTTTAACGATATCTATAGCTGTTTTACTTGGATTTGACCTTAGAGACGCGGCTTCCATAGGTATTATCGGTGCTGCTGACGGGCCGACTTCTATTCTGGTATCCCAGATACTCAAATCAAATTACATCGGGCCAATTGCGGTGGCGGCTTATTCCTATATGGCTCTGGTTCCTTTGGTCCAGCCATTTGCTATTCGGCTGGTTACCACCAAAAAGGAGCGCTTGATCCGGATGCCTTATAATCCAGTATCCGTATCCAAAAGGATCCGAATTATTTTCCCAATTGCAGTCACCATGATTGCAGGATTTGTAGCACCCCAGTCCGTTTCCCTGGTGGGCTTTCTGATGTTCGGAAATCTGTTAAGAGAATGCGGCGTTTTGCACAGCTTATCAGATGCGGCACAGAATATTCTTGCCAATCTGGTCACCCTGCTGCTGGGCATTACTGTTTCCTTCAGCATGAGAGCGGAAGCCTTTGTAACCTGGCAGACCCTTGTTATTCTCGTCCTTGGCCTTGTGGCATTTGTATTCGACACCATAGGAGGAGTGCTGTTTGCCAAGCTCATCAATTTATTCCGTAAGAACAAGATCAATCCTATGATAGGCGCAGCCGGTATTTCCGCTTTCCCTATGTCAGCCCGCGTTGTTCAGAAGATGTCCATAAAAGAAGACCCCACCAATCATTTGCTGATGCATGCCATCGGGGCAAATGTTTCCGGCCAGATTGCCTCTGTTTTGGCAGGCGGAATTGTCTTAAACCTTTTGACCACCTTATTATGA